The stretch of DNA GCTGGTCCGACTTCGGGCAGGTGGCACCGCTGTTCGCCGAGGACCGCCACTGCTACCTCGTGGACATCCTCCAGTACGGCAAGTCCGGCAAGTCCGTCATCGAAGGCCCGATGTGGGACTACCACGCCGCCAAGACGGTCGCCCTGCTCGACACCCTGGGCATCGAGCGCGCCGACTTCGTGTGCAACTCATGGGGCGGGACCATCGCGCTGAACCTGGCCGCGAAGTACCCCGAGCGGGCCCGGTCGCTGACCATCACCGGCAGCATGCCCGTGTTCCACGGCCCGCTGGCCCCGCTGCCGGAGGGCGGTCGGCGTGGCCGCAACGCCCGCGATGTGTACTACGGCGGCACCGGCCCCTCCTGGGAGAAGATGCGGGAGCTGATCGCCCGCCTGGAGTGGTACGACCCCGCCGCGATCCCCGACGACACCGTCACCCTGCGCTATGAACAGAGCCTGGACCCGGAGGAGACCGCCCTCGCCGGAGCCTCCGACAACCCGCGTGGCGACTGGCAGGACCTCACCGCGGAACTCGGTGCCATCCAGGCGCCCACCCTCTTCCTCTGGGGCATGTACGACGCGTTCCTCACCCCCGACTATCCGCTGATGCTCGCCCGCATGGTCCCCAGGGGCAATCTGCACGTCATGCACCACGCCTCCCACCACCCCCAGGAGGAGCGGCCGCACGCCTACTACACCGCGGTCACCGGCTTCCTGAACCAGCAGCACGACTGAGCATCCCGCGGAGGACAAGTGAGCAACCCGGCCGTACGCGTCGTCGAACTGTCCAGCCCCTTCACCCGGTTCGCGGGTCGGCTCCTGGTCGGCCTCGGACACGAGGTCGTCCTGGTCGAGCCCGAGGAGGGCGATCCGACACGGCGCGAACTGAACGGCGACGCCTTCGTCCACTGGCACGCCGGCAAGCGGTCCGTCACCCCCGCGTCCCCGGAGGAGCTGCGGCGCCTGGTGGCGGGAGCCGACGTCCTCCTCGACGGGACACCGGACGGGGCTCCGGAGGCCGTCGCGGGACTCGGCCACCTCGTCCACGTCCGCGTCACCCCCTTCGGGACCGTGGGCCCCCGCGGCCACTGGCAGGGCACCGATCTGGTGGTCGCCGCGCTCGGCGGGATGCTCGCGCAGGTCGGCGACCCGGACGGGCCGCCCCTGCGCCTTCCGGAGAACCAGGCGGAGCAGCTCGCCGGGGTGCACGCCGCGATCGCCGCGCTGCTCGGACTGCGGGCCAGGCGCACCGGCCCGG from Streptomyces asiaticus encodes:
- a CDS encoding alpha/beta fold hydrolase produces the protein MDLMTIQKPPEGAYAEADGVTYHYTELGTTGRPTVFLHGGGPGCTGWSDFGQVAPLFAEDRHCYLVDILQYGKSGKSVIEGPMWDYHAAKTVALLDTLGIERADFVCNSWGGTIALNLAAKYPERARSLTITGSMPVFHGPLAPLPEGGRRGRNARDVYYGGTGPSWEKMRELIARLEWYDPAAIPDDTVTLRYEQSLDPEETALAGASDNPRGDWQDLTAELGAIQAPTLFLWGMYDAFLTPDYPLMLARMVPRGNLHVMHHASHHPQEERPHAYYTAVTGFLNQQHD